CCAAACCTTCCAAGTCTCTGATACCCGCGGTACTGATCACCTCTGATCTCACCATCCTGTGCCGTCATCCACTGGTGGTCGAGGAAATTCTCAGTCGCGGTCTGGCCCCGGTAGTTGTTTTCGGTCCCCAGACCGATGCTGCCGAGCTTGCCGATTACCGCAACGATTCGGGCAAACCGCTGGCCGGTATCCGTCACATCGCGCATGTGGCTGACTACCACACCAACACTTTGCTCGAGGTGCTGTTGCGCCTGCAATCCGAGTTCGACTTCAAGGCCTTGCTCAACTGCGGCGAGCTGTTCGTGGAAAGTGCAGGCCTGGTGGCCGAGAGCCTGGGTTTGCCGGGGCCGGGCACCCGTACTGCGCTGACCTGCCGCAACAAGTTGCTGCAGCGTATCAGCGCCCCGGATCTGGCGCCGGCATGGTCGACGCTGTCGTTGGACAATGTGGCGCAAGCGGTGGCCCGCACGGGGTTTCCGGCGATCATCAAGCCGACCGGTCGTATGTCCAGCTCCGGCGTGCTGCGTGTAGACGACGAGCCCACCTTGCGCCGCGCCCTGGCCGGCTATCAGCCTGACGAGGTGTTGCTGCTGGAAGCGTGCGTCGAGGGGGCGGAGTTTTCCATCGAGTCGCTGGTCCACGAGGGCAGGGTCGTGTGGTCGGGTATTACCGCAAAACGCACCAACGAGGGTGACACGCCGTTCTTCACCGAGACCGGACATACCTCGCCGGCACCGGGTCTTGCGACTGCTGACGAGCAGGCGCTGATCGAGGCCAATGCCTATTTGCTGCGACAGGTCGGTTTTCGCAGCGGCATGGCCCATGCGGAGTTCCGCCTGGGGCGTGATGGTCGCGCTGTGTTGATGGAGATCGCCGCACGACCGCCAGGAGACGCCATCATGATGATGTGGCACCTGGCCTGTGGCCAGTCTCTGGAGCCGGCCCTGGTGGCCCTGGCCTTGGGTGAGTCGCCACAATTGAACAAGCCTCGGCGTCGTACCTGCCAGCACTATATGGAACACCCCCACGGTGTTCTCCAGGATGTCCAGGTCGAAGGACTTGTGCCGGCATGGATCATCAGCGACGTTGCCTGGCCTGAACGCCTGCCGGTGGCAGCCGACGCGCCGGCGCGGTGTTGCGCGGTGTTGGTCAGCCGTCGCCGTGGCGACCTGCTCGGCAAGCAAAGCGAGTCGGGACAGCGTTCGGTCTCGCTGGTGGTCGACGGCCCGCTGGAGGATGACCTTGACGGGTTGGTAAGGCATTGGAGCCAGGCGATCGAGATTGTCACCGCACACCCGGTGCCGGTGTCATGAAGCCCTTGCATCTGCGAGCCATGAAGCGCGCCTGGCTGGCCAATGGTCCCGTGCCTGGACCCAATGTCGATGCCTTGGCGGGAGTCG
This sequence is a window from Pseudomonas maumuensis. Protein-coding genes within it:
- a CDS encoding ATP-grasp domain-containing protein, coding for MQAKPSKSLIPAVLITSDLTILCRHPLVVEEILSRGLAPVVVFGPQTDAAELADYRNDSGKPLAGIRHIAHVADYHTNTLLEVLLRLQSEFDFKALLNCGELFVESAGLVAESLGLPGPGTRTALTCRNKLLQRISAPDLAPAWSTLSLDNVAQAVARTGFPAIIKPTGRMSSSGVLRVDDEPTLRRALAGYQPDEVLLLEACVEGAEFSIESLVHEGRVVWSGITAKRTNEGDTPFFTETGHTSPAPGLATADEQALIEANAYLLRQVGFRSGMAHAEFRLGRDGRAVLMEIAARPPGDAIMMMWHLACGQSLEPALVALALGESPQLNKPRRRTCQHYMEHPHGVLQDVQVEGLVPAWIISDVAWPERLPVAADAPARCCAVLVSRRRGDLLGKQSESGQRSVSLVVDGPLEDDLDGLVRHWSQAIEIVTAHPVPVS